The region ttatgtttcttttgtttggtgcaactcttgacCGCACCCCATCCGTTTACgctaacttgtttgttgagtttttgtgagggctcacatgactcctgaagGGATAacttgcttggtattccactttatttgtgggataccacttggagatttattctgattacttatactgacttgctttctttgatgatgCCAGCTTGAGAGAGATCTGGGTTTCTTGTTCCcttagttgttgttacttcggatctttatccgtgtggtacttttacctctttcccgcattttatcgctttcttagctggaagacctcaataggatgcaatgttttcttttgtttgtttacttttgtgcccaaagacctctGTGGAtaggcaattgacggataaaagggatcagTAATCAAtccccgttattcagtgtgtcgttctttatgctcgcgctacgtgtcgatgcttcagaacaaaagcccaagatctattGTCCGGTCAGTGGAAAGGGTTtcacctttctgaatccccactttttgtcatgagctcaccctgtccagggttaagagctatgaggtcttatcctcattactcttttgatccgctcaccctgacgttcaatgtcagtggttaagagtcCGTTTGATTAtccttccatggcttgtttgtcgaggttgatatgacccctcttgactaaagccctacccctGTATGTTTGAACCCCTCGGCGGCgtatttactttatgcatgtttgttttgtatggtgtgaccgtctccccataggattgctaggcttcgtataaTCTCTCGTTTGCATatcaattaaggtagcactgttccttcgtctaggacttccttttttgcatgagcattcctaaaacaaaaacaaactcattgatttttcttctcctaagaacacgttaactccttctactacaggcgagcaagtctctaaaggtcgagcatccggtagattgcgtagtaacgtcgtccacttaaaaaacccaaaacaaacccctaggttagccgaactacgacaactctgattctcatgttcagatgagatacgtaggcacaagatgcgatgtcttgccgagtttgactaacgactaacaactaatccgtgtctgttttcgcccttgttgcgattctttctcttgccctggttgcaatcgagacccctttttcccgtagttagccgaactacgacttgctctgattctcattccagatgagatacgtaggcataagacgcgatgtcttagcgagcacactcctctttaacccataggtagccgagctacgaagactctgattctcatattcagatgagatacgtatgcagtggatgcgacatccgtgcgagtcattttcttttgacccctcttttagtaaataatacattagataaacccacaacctttagacaagaacaacaagagtggatcccgtagagtactacggatgcgtaggggtgctaataccttcccttcgcataatcgactcccgaacccaagatttggttgcgagaccttgtcttttcctttcctttttccagtttacttcgagcgtttcctttccctcctttgggataaataacgcacgatggcgactcttctgtcatttcttttctcgccgattgttttttcgcatctcctttcTCAGGTTGCGACACATATCACAAAATACATAACCATATTTTGCATTTTTCTGAAACATAAAGATTGTACTTGCATTATAGAACCATATCACAAAAGAACAATAGTTTACACCAAATGCAAATTCAAAATTGGATAAACCTTATAATTTTACAAAAAAAAACTAAATCAAATTATTAACCAACAAAAGCAATTaccaaaatggaaagtcttgtAGGTTGTCCAAAAGTTCTATGCTAAGATTTGTCACCGGTCGTTACACACCTATAATTTGAACAACAATTTAAACCATTTAAGAtaatcaacaacaatattaaatCCTTAGTAAAAGTAATAAAAAAGAGTAAAATGAATAATTATAAAATACTAAGTAATATAAACCATTTACTTACCAATTTTTCCATATTCGTTCTTTATGATCACGTCGAATAACATGCACATCATCTGAATTATTTTCTTCAGATGATTGATGTACATGTGTTGAGAAACAAGGGGTTTCATAGTTAAAATCTTGATTTTCACCAGGAAGATATTTTCCTTGAAGTACAATTTACCATATAGTGTTAGAAGAATCAGTGACACAAAAAACTTGTTTTGCTTGGGTTGCCATGATGAATGGTTCGTTCTTATAAGTTGCCTTTCGAAGATTAACCCATCTGAATCCTAATTCACCAGTTTCTACACTAGTGTTACTGTCAATCCACTTGAATTTAAATAAAGGCACTTTAAAAGAAATATAATCAATCTCCATAATCTCCTCAATGAACCCAAAGTACGCTCTAGATGCTAGTACATAATTGTTATCTTTGGCACTAGAGAGGTACGATTCAGCTTCAACCATAACCCCACTATTTTACATGGTACTACGATCATCCTTTGATTTTATATAGAATGAATATCTAGCAATGTCGTATGCACTCCAAGTATTTCATTAATCTTAGGCATACATGACAACCATTTAATTGTCTCTGATGCACAAGTACTCTATTTAGAAACACTTTCATTAAACCAAGTTATGAAAGTTTTGTTATGGTCTGTCAACAAACATTTTTCATTCATCCGGGGTTATTTTTTCTTTATAAGACTTTTGTGAGCGGTCAAGTAAGATTGAACTTCAACCAGGTTATTCAATATATACAAATGTGCTTGAAGAACTACATCTCGACTAAATTTtttaacatttaaaccttgagtACCTCTACCATAATGTCTTCCCTCATGACGAAACTCAGGAATTCCTATAGAGTTAGCTTCTGACATATACATTGTACAAAACTCAATAGCTTCTTTTGTGATGTATTGTTCAACGATCAAAGCTTACGAACAATGATGATTATTTGTATACCCTTTGAAGATCTTTATGTAATGCCCAACGGGATACATCCACCATAAATAAACTAGACCACAAATTATAATCTCCCTTGCTAGATAGACAactaagtgaaccataatgttaaagaatgatggaggaaaaaacatcTCTAATTGACACAAGATAATTGCAGCTTCATGTTCCAATTTGTCTatattttcaagatcaatgaATTTACTACATATAACATTGAAGAACAAGCACAATCTAGTTATAGTTACCCTTACATTCCTTGGTAAAATGTCACATAGAGCCACTGATAGAATttgttgcatcaagacatgacaatcatAAGATTTTAAGCCAACTAATTTGTGATTGTTCTCTGACACACATTTCTTCATATTTGATGAGTACCCTTGTGGAACTTTAATACCATACAAACAATCACAAAAactttttttttatctttttcgACAAAGTGTGATAAGATGGGGGCAAATATGTTCTATTTCCTATTTCTTTTGGGGCTAACTCTTGTCGTATACCCATCACCGTCATATCTTCACGGAATTTCTTAGTATCTTTTGTCTTGCCTTTAATGTTGAGAAGTGTTCCAATCAAACTATCACATATATTTTTCtccacatgcatcacatcaagACAATGTCTTACATCAAGAGTAGACCAATATAGAAGATCAAAGAACACCGACCTATTTTTCCAACTATTTTTCTCCATGGGCCATTTTTGTTTACCTTTTACTTTCCTTCCAAAGATAACCTTAATATGTTGTTGTCTTTATAAACTTTCTTCCTGGTTAAGGGCTTTGGAGCAAAATCAAACTTCTGCTCTCCATTAAAAGTCTTCCACAATCTACGGTATGAATGATTAGGTCTTAAAAATTTTCGATGCCAAAGATAAACATTATTTTTTCCATGTTGTAATTGGTGGTGGCTTGTATCAAATTCATATATATGACACGCTTTATGTCCTTTGACGTTGTACCTAGACATATTATCGTATGTAGAAAAGTCATTGATTGTGCAAAATAACATGACGCAAAACTTAAAGTTATCACATGTATACgcatcatcaacatcaacatcaacacctTCCTCCCACAAAAGTCTTAAATTTCCAATCAATGGATTTAAATAAATACTTATGTCGCTCCCTGGTTGTTTGAGACCCAAAATCGTCATTGATAACATCATATATTTACGCTTCATGCACAACTATGGAGATAGGTTGTAAATTGTGAAAAGAACAAGCCATGACGTATGGTTAGTGCTCAAATTACCAAAAGGGTTCATTTCATTGGTGGCAAGTCCAAGCCTAAGGTTCCACGGCTCTAGTGCAAACTCTGGAAACGAGGAATCAATTTTCATCTATTGCAATGAATCAACTACATGACGATTTTTTCCATCACACactctttcatctgcatgccatCCAATATTCTTTGCATCATTTGCATTAACAAACAATCTCTTGGACCTTTGAATTATTGATAGGTACCACATCACCTTGGAAGGAACACTCTTTCTAGTTACACTATCATCGTCTTCAACATCACATACCTTCTTCTTGTAGCATGACTCCCCACATCTCAGGAACTCCTTCAAGTTTTCATATTCTTTCCAATATAATATGCAATAATTACGACATGCATGCATTTGGGCATGATCCAAACCCATTGGACACAATATCTTCTTGACCTCATAACTACGGTTCGACAACGTGTTACCTTCTAAAAGCATTTTTGCAAAAATTCAAGCAACTATGTGAAACTTTTATCCGTCCACCCACCTCTTGCCTTAAGATTAAATAGTCTTAACACAACTGACAATCTTGTAAAACTTTTTCCTCCCGGATACGACGACTCTTCCATGTCTTTTTGCAAAGTATATACAACATTATCATTCTTGAAATAATCTACCATAATATCACGAATCATGTCTTCTAGAGTATCATTCacaaattcatcatcatcttcaattgTAGGTGACATAGGTCTTTTTTTTGTCACTTCACCATGCCATACCCATTTCGTGTAATTTTGAATAATTTTATCATAACCTAAATAACCTAAATGATTGAATATTTCATCCCTTAGATGTTTTGACACATTTTAGCAAAATTTACAAGGACATAAAAAAATCCCCTTCTCCTTAGGAAGATTTTTTCCCACAAAATCAAGAGATTGAATCACTTTATTCTCATACTCTTTACTTAATCTATTGACTTTCATCCAACTACGATCCATAATTAGACATGACTTctgtaaataaaataaaaataatacgCAACCAACAATAACTaccaaaacaacaacaaataCCATAACAACATTATAAACATTATAGTAAATAGTATAAGTCTCAAAAACCataataacaaaaacaacaaccaCATATGACAACAACATCAATGACCGAAAAACAACAACAATGACGACCAAGTATATGTCAGAATAGACTTTGACCGATGATCCGACTTATTGACTCCCTTAACTATATGGgcttaaattttttttttctatATGGATCTCCTTATTTAAAATTCAATTATTTTAGAATTATTCaaaaggaaaatatttttgacatAGAGAATTTTGTATTATTTGGGTTTTGGGAAAAAAATTTTAAAATCTAAAGAATAGTCGTAGTGTGAGAGGTGAGGGACACACGTGTGAGAAGGTATGTGAAGAAAACCTCGATCGTAGTCTTGAAACCCTATCTCGCTTCCATCCGTAACTTGTACCAATCACTTTGCCCCCAATTCCCAGCCCTAACCCTAAAATCGAACTTTCTCATGAAATTCGTCTCGCATAACTCCACCATTGTCTCAGAATCAGGTTCGATTCCATAACTCTCGAGGAACCTTCTTCTCTTTCGAGTTTTCTATGGAGGGCTCTACAGAGGATCTAGGAGCCCCGGAGTCATGGGAAGTTGCCGATTTGGACGACTCCATGAACCGCTTGAACCTTTTGATATCCTCCAGCAAAGATTCCAAGCCTCACGACCACACCGACGGTGCTTCGCCACatcttccttcttcttcttcttccaccACTGGAGACAAGGTCTTCGACGATGCTGTCAATCAGGTTGATCAGTTCCTTCGGGAAGCAATTCAAAACCCTCGTGAACGCCTTTCAGGTAGCTTTGCATGTATCTATTGCTTTAATCAATACATATATGAACTATTGTTTTGAGAAAAATTGCTACTTTGATTGTGAATTATAGTTGCCATGTAGATTTGGATACGTGTTTTGGGTATGTTTACTCTATCAGTGCTCTGAATTATACTTAAGGAGTGCTCTGAATTATACTTAAGGAGTGCTCTGAATTATAATTAAGGAGTGCTCTGAATTATAATTAAGGAGTGCTCTGAATTATAATTAAGGAGTTGTTTTAGGCGCTGATTACTTACACATTTATAGTTGTTGTATTTACTATAGTGCTAGTATAAATATTTAGTGCTAGCATTCTCTATTTATCTTCATGTGTAGCTCTTTCATGTGAAGATAAATTACTAAGTGATTTGTAAGAACTGATTTGTGGCATAGAGTTTTTGTTTGTTGCTTTCTGATTTAAATGCATTTTATATGCATTGATCCGAAATAATGGGTGGTTGATATTTGTCATGAGGGAATGAACATGCCTGCCACATACAAGTAGATGATGCAGAAAACATAGATCATTTTAAAATTTGATGCATGAATGTTCTATGGTTATTCTGCGATACATGCTACTGCTCTAATGGCAGTCTTATGCAATTATGATTGTGTTGTTTGAGTATTACTTGTTTTAGATTAATTACGCCATATGTTCTATAAAGGGGTTTTCCTGCTAGACTAATTAAGGTTTCTGATTTGATTTATCCAGTTTTAAGGATGGAGCAAGATGTTCTGAATTTTATTCAAGATCCTAATCAACAGCAGATTGAGTTTAATCAACTTCCAACATCCTATTTGAGGTTGGCTGCACACCGGGTGGCTCAGCATTATTCATTGCAGTCGATGGTTTTACTGGATAATAATAGTCTACCGGATGGTTCTGGGTCAAGAATTATTGTTCGCAAAACTGCTGAATGTAAGGTTCCTATTATTCGCCTTGCGGACATCCCAGTGAAATTGCCATCAGAAAACAATGCTGTAATGAAGGTTGCAATCAAATCGAGGCCACAGAAACAAACACATGTTCTTAACAATGCAAATTCGAACTCAGGGAAGAAAAACAACTCTAAAAGTGTGGAAGAGAGGAAAGAGGAGTATAATAGGGCTCGTGCTAGGATCTTTAGCTCGAGTAATAATGGTGGTACAGTGGTTGGGAAGCCAGAATGTGAGACAAGGCAGCTGGATAACTCATTGCACGGTTCCTCTGGGTTTACTCGTGGGGAAGATAGAAATGCTTCCGTATCTGATATTAGTTCCAGTAGGGGGGTGGTTGGTTCTTCAACTAATACCGGTAGGGGGCTGGTTGAGTCTTCAACATATACCATTAGGGGGCTGGTTGAATCTTCAACTAATACCAGTAGGGGACTGGTTGAATCTTCAACTAATCCCAGTAAGGCTAGAAGTAGGACAGAGAAGGAGTCAGTTGGTAGGTACAGGCAAAGTAACAGGGTGGCCATATTCCGGGACCGTGAAATTGACCGCAAGGATCCTGATTATGACAGAAGTTACGATAGGTATGTGTACCTTTTACCTCATTATTTAGTGATGCACTTGTCAGCTAATATATGTTGACCTTGTTGTTTTGTTCCCCTCTCAAATAAATAGTTTGAGTTTGCAGTAATGAATGATTGATGACGTTAGTGCTGTTACTATTAGTGTGACTTGCATTTTTATATATAAATTCCTATTTGGATCACACATTAGTTAATATTTTCATTATAGAATGCAGACCGAATATTTTGTGTCAGTTTTTTTTCTTGTTAAACATTTTTGTTTCCTTCCAAGTAAAAACATCAAGAAATTCCAAAATCACCACTTCTCATTCCCGGGTTTAACTTATGACATGGTTGAACTAATCTCCCATGGACATTTACAAGACATTAGCTAAGTTAAGTAGCTAATGCTTCTTTCATATTGAAGAATTAATTTTGTATGTACTTTCTAGTTCGAATGATTAATTGATAATTT is a window of Lathyrus oleraceus cultivar Zhongwan6 chromosome 6, CAAS_Psat_ZW6_1.0, whole genome shotgun sequence DNA encoding:
- the LOC127097310 gene encoding uncharacterized protein LOC127097310, whose amino-acid sequence is MEGSTEDLGAPESWEVADLDDSMNRLNLLISSSKDSKPHDHTDGASPHLPSSSSSTTGDKVFDDAVNQVDQFLREAIQNPRERLSVLRMEQDVLNFIQDPNQQQIEFNQLPTSYLRLAAHRVAQHYSLQSMVLLDNNSLPDGSGSRIIVRKTAECKVPIIRLADIPVKLPSENNAVMKVAIKSRPQKQTHVLNNANSNSGKKNNSKSVEERKEEYNRARARIFSSSNNGGTVVGKPECETRQLDNSLHGSSGFTRGEDRNASVSDISSSRGVVGSSTNTGRGLVESSTYTIRGLVESSTNTSRGLVESSTNPSKARSRTEKESVGRYRQSNRVAIFRDREIDRKDPDYDRSYDRYMQRFDPGFGFNGGSYPMQPMYAPVLNYNTEFPQLGSPHGPQRSAEHQPRPLPQHISGQHMSGQHISGTWVPQSTPAGIGYGHPETMMSPFNHNQVGAHSSSTMYLHSPQYPCQHPGMPFIHPEHIHQPFAQSHQPPPEANFGLARPR